The Stenotrophomonas sp. NA06056 genome segment TGCGTGGGCGTAGGGTGGGCCCGACAATCCGGCCCTGACGGGTCACCCGCGCGGCATGCTGCATCGCAGAAAAAATGAATCAGCGCACGTTACATGCAATTGATCGCTGTTCAATGGGTTTCGGCGACATTTGGCAGCCTGTTATGCTCCCTGACCTGCTCGTGAATCATGGATTCCCTGCATGCTCCCCAGCCTGCCCCTGCTGCTGGCCCTGCCGTTCCTCATGGCAGTGGCCGTTGCCGCCTTCCCCCGTAGTTCGCGCTCGACTGCTGCCTGGCTGGCGGCGCTGGCGCCGTTGGGCGGGCTGGCGATCCTCGCCTGGCTGACGCCATCGGTGCTCGATGGCCAGGTGGTGCGGACGATGGTGCCGTGGCTGCCGCAGATCGGCCTGGACTTCACCCTGCGCCTGGATGGCCTGGCCTGGATGTTCGCCGGGCTGGTGTTGGGCATCGGCGCACTGGTGGTGCTGTATGCGCGCTACTACCTGAGCAGCCAGGACAACGCGCACCGCTTCTATACCTACCTGTTGCTGTTCATGGGCGCCATGCTGGGCATGGTGCTGTCGGGCAACCTGTTGTTGCTGATGGTCTTCTGGGAAATGACCAGCATCAGCTCGTTCCTGCTGATCGGTTTCTGGTCGCATCGCCAGGACGCCCGCGAGGGCGCGCGGATGGCGCTGGTGATCACCGGCGGCGGCGGCCTGGCCCTGCTGGGCGGCGTACTGCTGATCGGCCGCATCGTCGGCAGCTTCGATCTGGACGTGGTGCTGGCCGCCGGCGAGCAGATCCGCGCCAGTGCGCTGTACCCGTACGCGCTGTTCCTGGTGCTGGCCGGCATCTTCACCAAGAGCGCGCAGTTCCCGTTCCACTTCTGGCTGCCGCACGCGATGGCCGCGCCCACCCCGGTGTCGGCCTACCTGCACTCGGCCACCATGGTGAAGGCCGGCGTGTTCCTGCTGGCGCGCCTGCACCCGGCGCTGGCCGGCACCGATCTGTTCTTCTACACGGTCAGTGGCATTGGGGCGCTCACCCTGCTGATCGGTGCCTGGAACGCGATCTTCCAGCATGACCTGAAGGGCCTGCTGGCCTATTCGACGATCTCGCACCTGGGCCTGATCACCCTGCTGTTCGGCCTGTCCACGCCGATGGCGGTGGTGGCCGGCGTGTTCCATATCCTCAACCACGCCACGTTCAAGGCCTCGCTGTTCATGGCCGCCGGCATCATCGACCACGAAACCGGCACCCGCGACATGCGCAAGCTGGGCGGGCTGCGCAAGCTGATGCCGTTCACCAGCGCGCTGGCCATCATCGCCTCGCTGGCGATGGCCGGCATCCCGCTGCTCAACGGCTTCCTGTCCAAGGAAATGCTCTTCGCCGAAGCACTCTCGGCCGGTGGCACCGACGCCATGCGCACGGCCGTGTCGATCGCCGCGCTGCTGGCCGGCGTGTTCGGCGTGGCCTACAGCCTGCGCTTCGTGCACGACACGTTCTTCGGCAAAGGCCCGCATGATCTGGACCGCGTGCCGCACGAGCCGCCGCGCTGGATGAAGGTACCGGTGGAAATCCTGGTGGTGATCTGCGTGGCGGTGGGTATCGCCCCGGCACTGACGGTGGCGCCGGTACTGCACGCGGCAGCGGCCTCGATCCTCGGCAGCGCGATGCCCGAGTACAACCTGTCGGTGTGGCATGGCTTCAACCTGCCGCTGGCGATGAGCGCGATCGGCGTGGTCGGTGGCGTGGCCCTCTATTTCGGCCTGCGCAAGCTGATCAACCTGCATGGCGTGACCAACACCACGCCGGGGCGCAACGTCTTCCACCACCAGCTGGACCTGCTGTCGGCCGCTGCGCAGCGGTTGACCGCCGGCATCGCCAACGGCAGCCTGCAGCGCATGCTGCTGGGTCTGGTGGTGGTGGCCATCGTGGTGGGCGCCGCGCCCCACATCGTCAACCCAGTCTCGCCGCAGTGGACGAAACCGCAGCCGATCCCGTTGCTGGGCTGGGCACTGTGGCTGGTGATGATGTCCTGCGCGGCAGCGACGCTGCGCATGTACAAGCAGCGCCTGCTGGCGGTGCTGCTGGTCGGCGGCGTGGGCCTGATGGTGGCGCTGACCTTCGTGTTCCTGTCCGCACCGGACCTGGCGCTGACCCAGCTGCTGGTGGAGATGGTGACCCTGGTGCTGATGCTGCTGGGCATGAACTACCTGCCCGCACAGTCCGGCCCGGAGCGGCCGCGCTGGCGCAAGCGCCGTGATGCCCTGATCGCCATCGTCGCCGGTGCCGGCCTTGGCGCGCTGGCCTACAGCGCGATGACCCTGCCGCCCAACACCATGGCCGGCGAGCTGCTCGCCCGCGCGTTGCCCGAGGCGTACGGCCAGAACGTGGTCAACGTGATCCTGGTCGACTTCCGCGGCTTCGATACTTTCGGCGAGATCACCGTGTTCGGCATCGCCGCGCTGGTGGTGCACGCGCTGCTGCGGCGCACGCGGATGGCGCCGGAGCAGATCATGCCCGGCCCGCCGATCAAGCTGCCGGTGCCGGCCGATCTGGCGCAGATCATGTTCCCGCTGACCCTGACGGTCTCCATCTTCCTGTTCCTGCGCGGCCACAACGCGCCGGGCGGCGGCTTCATCGCGGGCCTGGTGCTGGCCGTGCCGCTGCTGATCCAGTACGTGATCCAGGGCACGGCATCGGTGGAGTCGCGCTTCGGCTTCGACTACATCCGCTGCATCGGCACCGGCCTGCTGATCGCCATCCTCAGCGGCGCCGCCTCGATGCTGTTCGGCGTGCCGTTCCTGACCAGTGGCCACTTGGACCTGCACCTGCCGCTGATCGGCGAGGTACCGCTGGCCAGCGCGATTGGTTTTGATATCGGCGTGTACCTGGTGGTGTTCGGCGGCGCGATGCTGATGCTGTCGATGATGGCCACCGTCAAACCCTCGCGGACGCGCACCGCGCGCAAGGGCGAGATCGACCTGCAACGCCGCTCGGCACGAACGGGGGAGATGCACTGATGGAACTGGCCCTGGCCTCTGCGATCGGCGTGCTGACCGCCATCGGCATCTACCTGCTGCTGCGCGCGCGCAGCTTCGATGTGATCCTCGGCATGACCTTCCTGTCCTACGCCACCAACCTGCTGATCTTCGCCGGTGGCCGCGTGGTGCAGGGCAAGGCGCCGGTGCTGCAGGATGGCGTGGAAAGCCACCTGGGCAACTACACCGATCCGCTGCCGCAGGCCCTGGTGCTGACCGCCATCGTCATTGCCTTTGCGATGACCGCGGTCAGCATCGTGCTGGCCATGCGCAGCCGCAGCGACAACCACAGTGACCATGTGGACGCGCACGAACCGGACGACGATGCACCGCCGCGCCGGGGCGAGGACCGCGCATGAATCATCTGGTGATCCTGCCGATCCTGGTACCGCTGCTCGGCGCTGCACTGTCGCTGTTCGTCGAACACCGCCGCTATGGACCGAAGGTGCAACGCGCCGTCGCGTGGACATCGCTGGCCGCGTTGGCGGTGGTGGTCGGCCTGTTGTTTGCCGACACCGCGGGCGGCGACATCCGCGTGTATCTGCTGGGCGACTGGCCGTCGCGGCTGGGCATCGCGCTGGTGGCCGACCAGTTGTCCGCATGGATGCTGCTGACCACCCTGCTGCTGGCCATTCCCTGCCTGCTGCATGCGTGTTCGGGATGGGACCGCCGCGCACCGCACTTCCATGCGCTGTTCCAGTTCCAGCTGGTGGGCCTCAACGGCGCCTTCCTGACCGGCGACATCTTCAACCTGTTCGTGTTCTTCGAGGTGATGCTGATCGCCTCCTACGGCCTGCTGCTCAGTGGCGGCCGTGGCCTGCGCATGCGCATCGGCCTCCACTACGTGGTGTTCAACGTCACCGCCTCGACCCTGTTCCTGATCGCACTGGGCCTGCTGTACGCCTCGCTGGGGTCGTTGAACATGGCCGAGCTGTCGCAGCGCATTGCCGAGGTGCCGCCCGCGCAGCTGACCCTGGTGAAGGCGACGATGGGCCTGCTGTTGCTGGTGTTCTGTGCCAAGGCCGCGCTGATGCCGCTGTACCTGTGGCTGCCCGAATCGTATGCGCGTGCACCGGCGGCGGTAGCGGCGCTGTTCGCGATCATGACCAAGGTGGGCCTGTATGCCGTGCTGCGCATCCAGATGCTGTGGTTCGGCGAGGATGCGGGTGCGATGGCCGGCTACGGCCGCGACTGGCTGCTGTGGGCCGGCGTAGCGACGCTGGTGCTGGGTGGCCTGGGCGCGTTGGCCGCAGCGCGCCTGCGCGTGTTGATTTCGTATCTGGTGATCGTCTCGGCGGCGACGCTGTTCATCGCGTTCTCTGCCGGCACGCCGAAGGTGCTGTCTGCCGGCCTGTACTATCTGCCGCACAGCAGCTTCGTCGCCGCCGCACTGTTCCTGGTCGCCGACCTGATCCGACGCCGCCGTGGCGGCGCCAGCGACCGCAAGGAAGTGATCGCACCGATGCCCGGCAAGGAGACGCCTGCGGTGCTGTTCCTGATCGCGGCAGTGTCGGTGGCCGGCCTGCCGCCGCTGTCCGGCTTCCTGGCCAAGGCCGCGCTGTTGGCCGGCATGCCCGCCCAATACACCGGCGCGGTGTGGACGGCAGTGCTGGTCAGCAGCCTGCTGGTGATCATGGGTCTGACCCGTGGTGGCATCCGCCTGTTCTGGCGCGTGCCGCTGCCCGATCCCGATGCACCGCCGCCACGCAAGGCACCGCTGCGCCGTGTGGAGCTGTTTGCCGCCTGCATCCTGCTGGCCTACGGCATCGGCATGACGCTGTTCGCTGCGCCGCTGATGCAGCACACCGACGCCATCGCCACCCAGCTGCTGCAGCCGGGCGATTACGTGCAGCAGTTGCGCGCGACCACGCCGGAGATCCGCCAGCCATGACCGCCAAGCGTTCCCCGATCCGCCGCCTGCTGCCCTCGCCCGCGCTGAGCGTGATGGTGGTGGTGTTCTGGCTGCTGATGTCCGACAGCTTCACGCTCGGCCAGTTCCTGCTGGGCCTGATGCTGGGCGTGGTGATTCCGTTGTTTGCTGCGCGCCTGGACCGCGAGTTCGCCCGCATCGGCACCCTGCGGCCGCTGCCGAAGCTGCTGTTCGTGACGCTGTGGGACATCCTGATGTCCAACATCCGCGTGGCCATCCAGGTGCTGGGCCCGGAAAAGAACATCCACCCCGGTTTCATCTGGCTGCCGCTGGACATCGCCAACATCCACGGCATCGCCGCGCTGACCAGCATGATCACCCTGACCCCTGGCACGGTGTCGGCCGCGCTCAGCGACGACCGCAGGTTCCTGCTGGTGCACGTGCTGCACCTGGACGACCCGCAGGCGCTGATCGACACGATCAAGCGCCGTTATGAAGCCCCGTTGATGGAGATCTTCCCATGACTGGATTCCAGATCATCCAGACCACCCTGGTGGTATGCATGCACGTGGTCGGCCTGGCCATGCTGCTGGCCACCTGGCGCCTGCTGCGCGGGCCGACCGTGCCTGACCGCATCCTGGCACTGGATACGCTGTCGGTGACCGCCATCGCCGAGCTCATGCTGTTCGGCATGTACCTCAATTCGGCGATCTACTTCGAGGCGGCACTGATCATCGCCATGCTCGGCTTCGGCAGCACCGTGGTGCTGAGCAAGTTCGTGCTGCGCCGGGACATCGTCGAATGATCACCTTCATCCAGATCGCGCTGTCGATCCTGCTGCTGTTCGGCTGCTTCTTCATCCTGGTCGGCGCACTGGGCCTGGTGAAACTGTCCACCTTCTTCAAGCGCCTGCACGCACCGACCAAGGCCAGCACGCTGGGCGTGGGCTGCGTGCTGGTGTGCTCGGTGTGTTACCACATCTTCCTAGGCCAGGACCCGCAGCCGCGCGAGCTGCTGATCACCGTGTTCCTGTTCATCACCGCACCGATCAGCGCGCACCTGATGGCCAAGGCCGCGCTGTCGCTGCTGATGGAAACGCGCCCCACTCTGCCGGGCAACGAGCGTGCGGAAGAAGAGCAGTTGCCGCCGCCGGAACCGGAGCGGGAAGAGGAAACCACCACGCGTTGACGGTGGGTGCCGACCGTTGGCCGGCAAGGTACCAACCGCATCCACGCATGGCGTGGCCCTACTGTAGAGCCGAGCCCACGCTCGGCTGGGCGTTACAGCGCCGGTGCACCTACCAGCAGCAGCTCCAGCAAGAACCACGCCACGAACGCCCCCAGCAGCACCGCACCTTCAATGCGGCTGATGCGCAGGTCGCCGCGCAGCATCGGATACAGCACCAGGGCGAGGGCCAGCAGCGCCGGTAGTTCAAGGCGTACGAACGAAGCAGGCAGCGCCAACGGCTGCAGCAGCCCCATCGCACCGATCACCAGCATCAGGTTGACCGCGCTGGAACCGAGCACGTGGCCCAGCACCATGTCGCCGTGACCACGGCGCGCCGCCGCGACGGCGGCTGCCACCTCCGGCAATGCAGTGCCGATCGCCACCGGCAGCAGGCCGACCAGCAGCGGTGTCCAGCCCAGAGCGGCGCCGAAATCAGCAGCAGCACCGACCACCAGGCGCGCACCCCAGTACAGGGCCACGCCAGCAAACAGCACGCGCAACACGTTCAATGGCAGGCTGGTGCGGCTCAGTGCCGATTCGGCGATGAGCGCCTGTACCTCAGCGCTTTCATGGCGCCCGCGTCGCAGCAGCAGGAACTGCACCACCACGAAGCCAGCCAGCAGCACGCCCGCCTCCCAGCGCAGCAAGCGGCCATCAAGCCCGAACACGATCAGCAGCAGGCCGGCGGCCAGCAACGCCCACCACAGCACCGTCTGCAGGCGAGCACGCAACAACAACGGCGCAGCAATGGCAGCCACCGCCAGGGTCAGGCCGAGGTTGACCACACTGCTGCCAACGGCGTTGCCCAAGGCCAGCTCCGGCTGGCCCACCACCAGCGCGCGGGCGTTGACCGCCAGTTCCGGCAGCGAGGTGGTGATGCCCAGCAACAGCAGGCCCGCAGTGAATGCGCTGGCGCCGAAGCGCTGCGCCAGGCCGGAAACGGCCTTGACGATGGAGTCCCCGCCCAGGGCCAGCAACAACAGGCCAAGCAGGAACCAGACAATGGCAATGGCGATCATCGAGCACTCCCCAGCGGTCGTGGCGCGATTCTACGCTCGGCCCACCCGCTGCGGGTGAGCCGAGGATGGCGGATCAGCCGCAGCCTTCGGCGTAGTCCACCTGCGGGGTCCTGCCGACCCGCCAGGCACCGACCTTGCCGTCAGCGCCGAGGGCGAAATCGATGATCGCCGCGCCTTCCTGCGCCGGGCGCACGCGCAGATGCTGGGCCTTGTCGTCGTACTTGTCCGGGCCGACGTCGGCGCGCTCGGGATAGAGCACCTGCAGCTCACCCAGGGTCATGCCGACCCGGCCGCCGCCGGGGGCGACGATCGACGGGCTGCGCACGTCGTAGCGGACCAGCTTGCGTGCCTCGAACATCAGGCGCGGGTCTTCGGCGTCCTGCGGGCGCAGGAAGTAGCAGCCCTCGTTGGCATCGTCGGCCGGCAGCGGCTTGCCAGCGGCATCGGTGCCCAGCCCCTGCAACGGCGTGCCGAAGCCACTGCGGACCTCGGCGATGCCGGCGCCCAGCGTGGCACCGCCGAAGCCATCCAGGCGGGCCGGGCTGTCGCGGCGCGGGTCCACCGGCGAAGCGGTGGCCAGATCGGCGTCGGCGGGGACGGAGGCATCCTTCGCCGGCGCGGTTGCGGCAGGAGGTGCGTCCGGCGTAGCGGTTTCGGGACTACGGTTGCAGGCGGCCAGCGACAACAGCAGCAGGCCGGCCATCGGGAGGTGCTTCATCGGTGCGGATCCTTGGCACAGGGTGGGAGCACGCTACCGCAGCGCGCGTGCAGGCGCTGCATTGTCATCGCGGTTTCATCGCCCTCATTCAGGCTGGGCAAGCACCGACTTGGCTGTCCCCCATGCAACCGCGCAAGACCGACCTCGCCCGAACCGCGCTGCAGGCCCACCGCGCGCCGCTGGACATGCGCCAGCGACGGCTGCTGATCCTGTGTGATGGCCAGCGCAGCATCGCCGAGCTGACCGCGCTGCTGGGGCAGGATGCGGCGGCGATGGTGATCCAGCTGATCCAGGCCGGCTACCTGGTGACCGCTGCGGACGCCGTCGGCTCCATGCAACCCGTGCCGATTGCGACAACTGCTCCCCTGGCGCCGCCAGTCTCTGCCACGTCTCCAGCACCGGTCGAACGCCGTCGCTCGCTGGTTGCCGCGCGCATCTATGTGCTGGGAATCCTGGAGATGCAGCGGCACCCCAACGCAGCGGCGTTGTTCCGCGACCTGCAGCAGGCGCGCGCCGAAGGCGAGGTGCTGCAGGTGATGCAATCAGCGCTGCAGGTGCTGCCGACGCTGACCTCGGAAGGCTACTGCCAACGCGTGCGGCAGCGGCTGATGGAGGCATTGCCGATGGAGCATTGCAGCGCGTTCGCGGCTATCGCCTGATCCGGCGAACAGCATCCACGCATGGCGTGGATCTACTGCATCACGAACCCGGTTGGATCCACGCCGCGCGCGATATCGCGCTTCCCAGTAGATCCACGCCATGCGTGGATGCGGTATCGCGCCTCCCGGTAGATCCACGCCATGCGTGGATGCGGTATCGCGCCTCCCGGTAGATCCACGCCATGCGTGGATACGGTATCGCGCCTCCCGGTAGATCCACGCCATGCGTGGATACGGTATCGCGCTTCCCAGTAGATCCACGCCATGCGTGGATACGGTATCGCGCTTCCTGGTAGATCCACGCCATGCGTGGATGCGGACGATCAACGGAAATTGTTGCGCAGGCCGTTCCAGCACTGCTGGTAATCGCCCTGCCGGTGGCCCGCGGCCAGCGCCTGCGCGGTCGGGCGGATCACCCCACGGGTCTCGAACATGAAGGCCATGGTGTCCTTGATCACGTCCGGCTTGGACAGGTCTGCACTGGAGGCCTTGTCGAAGGTCGGCGCATCCGGACCGTGGCCACTCATGCAGTTGTGCAACGACGCACCGCCCGGCACGAAGCCTTCGGCCTTGGCGTCGTAGGCACCATGCACCAGGCCCATGAACTCGCTGGCGATGTTGCGGTGGAACCACGGCGGGCGGAACGTGTTCTGCGCCACCAGCCAGCGCGGCGGGAAGATGGCGAAGTCCATGTTGCTGGTGCCCGCGGTGTCGCTGGGCGAGTGCAGCACCAGGAAGATCGACGGGTCCGGGTGGTCGTAGCTGATCGAGCCGATGGTGTTGAAGCGGCGCAGGTCGTAGCGGTACGGCGCGTAGTTGCCGTGCCAGGCCACCACGTCCAGCGGCGAATGATCGATCAGGGCACGCCACAGGCGGCCGTCGAACTTGGCGATCAGCTCGAAATCACCGTCGATGTCTTCGAACGCCGCATGCGGGGTCTCGAAGTCGCGCGGGTTGGCCAGGCCGTTGGAGCCGATCGGGCCCAGGTCGGGCAGCTTCAGCAGCGCGCCGTAGTTCTCGCAGATGTAGCCACGGCTCGGGCCGTCGGGCAGCTCCACGCGGAAGCGGACACCACGCGGGATCACCGCGATCTGCTGCGGCTCGATCTCGATCACGCCCAGCTCGGTGAGCAGGCGCAGGCTGCCCAGCTGCGGCACGATCAGCAGTTCGCCGTCGGCGTCGTAGAAGTAGCGGCCGACCATGTCACGGTTGGCCGCATACAGATGGATGCCGACACCGGCATGCGCGTCGGGCGAACCGTTGCCGCCCATCGTGTACAGGCCTTCGACAAAATCGGTCGGCAGTTCCGGCAGCGGCAGCGGGCTCCAGCGCAGCTGGTTCGGCGAGGCCGGCTGCGCACCGAAATCGCACTGCAGCTGCGATTGCGCAAACGGAGTGAACTCGCCGTGGGTCACCGCCGGACGGATCCGGTACAGCCAGCTGCGGCGGTTGCTGCCACGCGGCGCGGTGAACGCGGTACCGGTCAACTGCTCGGCATACAGGCCATGGGCCACCTTCTGCGGCGAGTTCTGGCCGACGGGCAGTGCGCCGGCAACGGCCTCGGTGGCGAACTCGTTGCCGAAACCGGACTGATAGCCGCGGGCTGTGATGGCGCTGGACATGGGGGGCTCCTGGGTACGGCGGGACCGGAACGGAAAGCAGCCGAGCATGGCTCGGCCTACAGGCAAGCAGGCGCCGGGACTGGCCCGGCGCTGCCGACGACCTTACAGCACGCCGCGGCGGATCTGGTCGCGCTCGATGCTCTCGAACAGCGCGGTGAAGTTGCCTTCGCCGAAGCCCTCGTTGCCCTTGCGCTGGATGATCTCGAAGAAGATCGGGCCGATGCAGTTCTGGGTGAAGATCTGCAGCAGCTTGCGCTGGTGGGTTTCCGGATCGGCATCGATCAGGATCTTGTTCTTGGCCAGGCGGGCGACGTCTTCACCGTGGTTCGGCACGCGCTGGTCGATCACGTCGAAGTAGGTGTCCGGCGTGTCGAGGAAATCCACGCCCTGCGCGCGCATGGCTTCGACGGTCTCGTAGATGTTGTCGGTGAAGCAGGCGATGTGCTGGATGCCCTCGCCCTTGTACGCATCCAGATACTCGTTGATCTGGCTCTTCGGGTCGGACGATTCGTTCAGCGGAATGCGCACGATGCCGTCCGGCGCGGTCATGGCCTTGGACACCAGGCCGGTCTTCAGGCCCTTGATGTCGAAGTAGCGGATCTCGCGGAAGTTGAACAGGCGCTCGTAGTAGTCCGACCACTGCTGCATGTTGCCGAAGTACAGGTTGTGGGTCAGGTGGTCGATGAAGGTCAGGCCGAAGCCGAACGGGCGCAGGTCAGCGCCGGCGATCAGCTCGTAGTCGCCATCGAAGATGCTGCCGGCATCGCCGTAGCGATCCACCAGGTACAGCATGCAGTCGCCGATGCCCTTGATGACCGGCGCGTTGACCGCCTTGCTCTCCGGCTTGAAGGCGATGGCCTCAGCGCCGTTGCCCAGCGCGGTCTGGTAGACCTCCGCGCCCGGCTTCTTGAAGCGGATCGCGAAGCCGCAGGCGCACGGGCCGTGCTTTTCGGCGAAGTCGGCCGCGAACGAATCGGGGTCTTCATTGACCAGGAAGTTGACGTCGCCCTGGCGATAGACGGTAATCGGACGCTGCTTGTGCTTGAGCACCGCGCTGAAGCCCATCTTGCGGAAGTACTCGTGCAGCTCGGCACCACGGCCGGCCGGTGCGGCGAATTCGACGAACTCGAAGCCGTCGATGCCCATCGGGTTCTCGAAGGTGGTGACCTGCATGCCGGGGTTGGGATGCGAGGCGGACGGGACTGCGGTATTCATGGCGTGGCTCCGAATCGGTGCCGCATCGGCACAAACCAGGTGCGGGCGGGGTTGGACCCGGCGAGAATGCAGGGTACGGACCCAACACTTATAGTTACACTTGAAACCACCAGCAAGGTGCACCGCAACATGAGCCCCGCCGATCCCGTTTCGACCCGCCTGCGTGCCTCCCACGTCCTGCTCGACCTGGAACAGTTCCTGCCCTACCGGCTGAGCGTGCTGTCCAACCGGGTCAGCGGCAACATCGCCAAGCTGTACGGCGACCGTTATGGCCTGGCCATCCCGGAGTGGCGGGTGATCACCATCCTGGCGCTGTACCCGGGGTCGTCGGCCAGCGAGGTCTCCGACCGCACGGCGATGGACAAGGTGGCGGTCAGCCGCGCGGTGGCCCGCCTGCTGGAACGTGGTTTCATCAAGCGTGAGACCCATGGCGATGATCGTCGGCGCTCGGTGCTGGCGCTGTCGGCGGCAGGGTTCGAGGTGTACGAGACGATCGCGCCGATGGTGATCGAGATCACCCGCAAGCTGATGTCGGTGCTGAGCGAGGAAGAGGAGCAGGTGCTGGAGAAGCTGATCCTGCGCCTGGCCGGGGATGGCCTGGAGCGGATGGGCGAAGGGGTCTGAGGGGTTTCCGGGGCTGCGCCCCGGGCCCTGCAGAGGCATACGGGCAGGAACCGAGGCAGAAGCGGCCTTCCTGAGGGGATGCGGGGTGGTGTCGGATTGCGGAGACGCCGTAAACCCATCCATGGGGGCTTGGCCGCGGCATCCATGCCGCGGACACCCCGCAATCCGACACCACCCCGCCTTCGACAATTTCCCGCTGCTGTTGGTAGGTGTCGACCTTGGTCGACACATGGATCCCTGCCATGCGCGGATGATGTCGCGGGCTGCGCTGTGGTCGATCAGGCGCATGCCATCGATGACCTGCATCGCGTGGTTTTCATGGCCCGCCGACGAACGGTCTTTCGGCCGGGTTCGACTCGATGTGTCGCGATTACCACCTGATGTTTCGGCATCGGGCCGGTAGAGTCCTGATCGACAGAGCGGCTGTATCGGAATTCGCGCATCGAGTGGCATTGCCTATTGGACGACCGGTTCCATCGGTCCGAGAGTAGGCGCGCAGCGGAGCACCGCTGCCGGGGTTGAAAGCCCGATGATCCGAAGGAAACCACGCCGCACCCGTCGCCGCCCATCGCGGGCGGCGACGACTCGCGCTGCCCCGCTTTGGCGGGCGGTGCGTGGGGCCGCATGGCCGCCGTTCCTCCTTCGGATCACGGTCTTTCAACCACGCATCGCCTGCCGCCTTTCCGGCGGCCTCGCCACGGAGTTTCGCCATGACACGCCGCCATCACCCCGCTACCGAACCCATCGATCGCGAAGCCGACCTGCAGCGCATCGATGAAGCACTGGCCACGCTGGAAACCGTCACCGAAGCGTGGTTCGAACATCATCGACTGAAGGCCTGCCAGCCAGGCCTGCTGCTGTCGTTGAACCGGCTGCTCGACCTGACCAGTCTCGCCAAGGGCTATGCCAGTGCGCTGCGGGTGATTGCTGAACCCTGACCCTGCTGGAAGGCACTTTCATGGACCACACACCGCCCCCCACCTTGCCGCAAACCAACGATCTGCTGGCTGATATCCGCCAATTGATATCCACAGCCCGCGCCGGGATGGTCAGGACCGTCAATGCCGAACTGACACTGCTCTACTGGCGTATAGGACGTCGCATCCATGTCGATCAGATGGGTGGACGTCGGGCACGCTATGGAGAGGTCCTGTTCAAGCGCATCGCCAGCAAGCTGGCTGCCGAGTTCGGCGGTTCGTTCGGTGAAAAGAGCCTGCGCAGGATGGTGCAGTTCTCCATCGCGTTTGCCGACGAGCAGATTGTCGTATCACTGCTACGACAATTGAGCT includes the following:
- a CDS encoding Na+/H+ antiporter subunit G, with translation MITFIQIALSILLLFGCFFILVGALGLVKLSTFFKRLHAPTKASTLGVGCVLVCSVCYHIFLGQDPQPRELLITVFLFITAPISAHLMAKAALSLLMETRPTLPGNERAEEEQLPPPEPEREEETTTR
- a CDS encoding sodium:calcium antiporter, with the translated sequence MIAIAIVWFLLGLLLLALGGDSIVKAVSGLAQRFGASAFTAGLLLLGITTSLPELAVNARALVVGQPELALGNAVGSSVVNLGLTLAVAAIAAPLLLRARLQTVLWWALLAAGLLLIVFGLDGRLLRWEAGVLLAGFVVVQFLLLRRGRHESAEVQALIAESALSRTSLPLNVLRVLFAGVALYWGARLVVGAAADFGAALGWTPLLVGLLPVAIGTALPEVAAAVAAARRGHGDMVLGHVLGSSAVNLMLVIGAMGLLQPLALPASFVRLELPALLALALVLYPMLRGDLRISRIEGAVLLGAFVAWFLLELLLVGAPAL
- a CDS encoding K+/H+ antiporter subunit F, encoding MTGFQIIQTTLVVCMHVVGLAMLLATWRLLRGPTVPDRILALDTLSVTAIAELMLFGMYLNSAIYFEAALIIAMLGFGSTVVLSKFVLRRDIVE
- a CDS encoding Na+/H+ antiporter subunit E; translated protein: MTAKRSPIRRLLPSPALSVMVVVFWLLMSDSFTLGQFLLGLMLGVVIPLFAARLDREFARIGTLRPLPKLLFVTLWDILMSNIRVAIQVLGPEKNIHPGFIWLPLDIANIHGIAALTSMITLTPGTVSAALSDDRRFLLVHVLHLDDPQALIDTIKRRYEAPLMEIFP
- a CDS encoding Na+/H+ antiporter subunit C, coding for MELALASAIGVLTAIGIYLLLRARSFDVILGMTFLSYATNLLIFAGGRVVQGKAPVLQDGVESHLGNYTDPLPQALVLTAIVIAFAMTAVSIVLAMRSRSDNHSDHVDAHEPDDDAPPRRGEDRA
- a CDS encoding monovalent cation/H+ antiporter subunit D; its protein translation is MNHLVILPILVPLLGAALSLFVEHRRYGPKVQRAVAWTSLAALAVVVGLLFADTAGGDIRVYLLGDWPSRLGIALVADQLSAWMLLTTLLLAIPCLLHACSGWDRRAPHFHALFQFQLVGLNGAFLTGDIFNLFVFFEVMLIASYGLLLSGGRGLRMRIGLHYVVFNVTASTLFLIALGLLYASLGSLNMAELSQRIAEVPPAQLTLVKATMGLLLLVFCAKAALMPLYLWLPESYARAPAAVAALFAIMTKVGLYAVLRIQMLWFGEDAGAMAGYGRDWLLWAGVATLVLGGLGALAAARLRVLISYLVIVSAATLFIAFSAGTPKVLSAGLYYLPHSSFVAAALFLVADLIRRRRGGASDRKEVIAPMPGKETPAVLFLIAAVSVAGLPPLSGFLAKAALLAGMPAQYTGAVWTAVLVSSLLVIMGLTRGGIRLFWRVPLPDPDAPPPRKAPLRRVELFAACILLAYGIGMTLFAAPLMQHTDAIATQLLQPGDYVQQLRATTPEIRQP
- a CDS encoding monovalent cation/H+ antiporter subunit A, translated to MLPSLPLLLALPFLMAVAVAAFPRSSRSTAAWLAALAPLGGLAILAWLTPSVLDGQVVRTMVPWLPQIGLDFTLRLDGLAWMFAGLVLGIGALVVLYARYYLSSQDNAHRFYTYLLLFMGAMLGMVLSGNLLLLMVFWEMTSISSFLLIGFWSHRQDAREGARMALVITGGGGLALLGGVLLIGRIVGSFDLDVVLAAGEQIRASALYPYALFLVLAGIFTKSAQFPFHFWLPHAMAAPTPVSAYLHSATMVKAGVFLLARLHPALAGTDLFFYTVSGIGALTLLIGAWNAIFQHDLKGLLAYSTISHLGLITLLFGLSTPMAVVAGVFHILNHATFKASLFMAAGIIDHETGTRDMRKLGGLRKLMPFTSALAIIASLAMAGIPLLNGFLSKEMLFAEALSAGGTDAMRTAVSIAALLAGVFGVAYSLRFVHDTFFGKGPHDLDRVPHEPPRWMKVPVEILVVICVAVGIAPALTVAPVLHAAAASILGSAMPEYNLSVWHGFNLPLAMSAIGVVGGVALYFGLRKLINLHGVTNTTPGRNVFHHQLDLLSAAAQRLTAGIANGSLQRMLLGLVVVAIVVGAAPHIVNPVSPQWTKPQPIPLLGWALWLVMMSCAAATLRMYKQRLLAVLLVGGVGLMVALTFVFLSAPDLALTQLLVEMVTLVLMLLGMNYLPAQSGPERPRWRKRRDALIAIVAGAGLGALAYSAMTLPPNTMAGELLARALPEAYGQNVVNVILVDFRGFDTFGEITVFGIAALVVHALLRRTRMAPEQIMPGPPIKLPVPADLAQIMFPLTLTVSIFLFLRGHNAPGGGFIAGLVLAVPLLIQYVIQGTASVESRFGFDYIRCIGTGLLIAILSGAASMLFGVPFLTSGHLDLHLPLIGEVPLASAIGFDIGVYLVVFGGAMLMLSMMATVKPSRTRTARKGEIDLQRRSARTGEMH